A window of the Bacillus sp. A301a_S52 genome harbors these coding sequences:
- a CDS encoding methyl-accepting chemotaxis protein, which yields MSIYWKLFISYGVMIGLIVMTGILVFIGVNHVHENVDSMYEERVVPLTTLAEISQLAENTRVQMVSAVLNQNEELTERAEQNLEDIHELLENYHSNIHDSSEQQLFDEFVNNWNDFDGIVKQNIALIRNDDYSEAQAGLGRGGEPFGRASDQLRELIDLNEDISTNLYEASNNSYQFVLMLLLIAVGVTIAVAVIYAYFQGKSIIKPLHELGRFTEKIAAGDLTGDMGTLTKRKDEIGTLADNFQAMSLNLRTMLTDVISSSEQVAATSEQLMASAEESRSASEDITTSIVEVSEGAAEQTEYVVTAKTNTDEVKEDNKTISNRLHNVQEKANEVNDYSNKGNEILAVTMDQMSVIQSQNDSLADVIGKLTKQSEEIGNIVEVITDIAEQTNLLALNAAIEAARAGEHGKGFAVVADEVRKLAEVSAESAASIQQRIGVIQTDMGRASHEMEQGKTTFKNGMASITEADQSFHQILNAVKNMNEAVKETMTVSDSAIQSTARMAEEMERISEKTKSFTNSADHVAAGAEEQNATMDEISKASAGLAQRAEDLQTLASKFKVS from the coding sequence TTGAGTATTTATTGGAAGTTATTCATTTCTTACGGTGTCATGATAGGGCTTATCGTTATGACAGGAATTTTAGTTTTTATTGGTGTGAATCATGTGCATGAAAACGTGGATAGTATGTACGAAGAGAGGGTCGTACCACTTACCACATTAGCAGAAATTAGCCAGTTAGCAGAAAACACAAGGGTACAAATGGTGAGTGCTGTATTAAATCAAAACGAAGAGTTAACTGAACGAGCGGAGCAAAACCTTGAAGATATTCATGAATTACTTGAAAACTATCATTCGAATATTCATGATTCATCTGAACAACAGCTTTTTGATGAATTTGTTAATAATTGGAATGATTTTGATGGGATCGTAAAACAAAATATTGCACTAATTCGAAATGACGACTATTCAGAAGCCCAAGCCGGCTTGGGGAGAGGCGGGGAACCTTTTGGTCGTGCAAGCGACCAGCTCAGAGAGTTAATTGATTTAAATGAAGACATTTCGACCAATTTGTATGAAGCAAGTAACAATAGTTATCAATTCGTACTGATGTTATTACTCATAGCAGTAGGTGTCACGATTGCTGTAGCCGTTATTTATGCATACTTCCAAGGAAAGTCAATCATAAAACCGCTACATGAATTAGGTCGCTTTACAGAAAAAATAGCCGCAGGTGATTTGACAGGTGACATGGGAACACTGACGAAGAGAAAAGATGAAATCGGAACGCTAGCTGACAATTTTCAAGCTATGTCATTAAACTTAAGGACTATGCTAACAGACGTTATTTCTTCTTCAGAGCAAGTGGCTGCCACTTCAGAACAGTTGATGGCAAGTGCTGAAGAATCCCGCTCTGCTTCTGAAGATATTACCACATCCATTGTAGAAGTATCTGAAGGGGCGGCGGAACAAACGGAATATGTAGTAACCGCTAAAACTAATACGGACGAAGTGAAAGAAGATAATAAAACAATTTCAAACCGACTTCATAATGTTCAAGAAAAAGCGAACGAAGTTAATGATTATTCTAATAAAGGTAACGAAATTTTAGCCGTAACAATGGATCAAATGAGTGTGATTCAAAGTCAAAACGATAGTTTAGCAGATGTCATTGGGAAGCTGACAAAACAGTCAGAAGAGATTGGGAATATCGTGGAAGTGATTACAGATATTGCTGAACAAACAAACTTACTAGCATTAAATGCAGCTATAGAAGCAGCCAGGGCTGGAGAACATGGAAAAGGGTTTGCGGTAGTAGCAGATGAAGTGAGAAAATTAGCTGAAGTCTCTGCAGAATCAGCAGCCAGTATTCAACAAAGAATCGGTGTTATTCAAACGGATATGGGCAGAGCGTCACATGAAATGGAGCAAGGAAAAACCACATTCAAAAATGGGATGGCGTCAATTACTGAAGCTGATCAATCCTTCCATCAAATTTTGAATGCTGTTAAAAATATGAATGAAGCCGTTAAAGAGACAATGACTGTTTCCGACAGTGCGATTCAATCCACAGCTCGTATGGCAGAAGAAATGGAACGCATTTCTGAAAAAACAAAAAGCTTTACAAATAGCGCTGACCATGTGGCAGCAGGTGCAGAAGAACAAAATGCGACGATGGATGAAATTTCAAAAGCTTCTGCTGGACTTGCACAGCGGGCGGAAGACCTTCAAACGCTAGCTAGTAAATTTAAAGTGTCTTAG
- the galU gene encoding UTP--glucose-1-phosphate uridylyltransferase GalU — MKVRKAIIPAAGLGTRFLPATKAQPKEMLPIVDKPTIQYIVEEAIESGIEDILIVSGRGKRAIEDHFDKSYELEETLLKKQKMVMLDEIQAISNLANIHYIRQKEPKGLGHAINCAKHFIGNEPFAVLLGDDIVQTKDKPCLKQLVDVFERYNSSVVGVQPVPEEEVSKYGIVAPKTSDVDEGVIHVADLVEKPKREEAPSRYAIMGRYVLRPEIFTILDELPPGAGNEIQLTDAIKKLNEEQVVLAYEFTGDRYDVGDKLGFVKATVDFALQREDLQGDMLTYLESVIKKQLVKES, encoded by the coding sequence ATGAAAGTCAGAAAAGCAATTATCCCTGCAGCTGGTCTCGGAACTCGTTTTTTACCAGCCACGAAAGCACAGCCGAAAGAAATGCTTCCGATCGTTGACAAACCGACTATTCAATACATAGTTGAGGAAGCCATTGAATCTGGTATTGAAGATATCTTAATTGTTAGCGGACGGGGAAAGCGAGCAATAGAGGATCATTTTGATAAATCTTACGAGCTTGAAGAAACCTTGCTAAAAAAACAAAAGATGGTCATGCTTGACGAAATTCAAGCTATCTCTAATTTGGCAAATATCCATTACATTCGGCAAAAAGAGCCGAAGGGGCTAGGGCATGCGATTAATTGTGCAAAACATTTCATTGGCAACGAACCTTTTGCTGTCCTTCTTGGTGATGACATTGTGCAAACGAAGGATAAGCCTTGTCTTAAACAATTAGTTGATGTCTTTGAACGATATAATTCATCTGTTGTAGGTGTCCAACCTGTTCCAGAAGAGGAAGTATCAAAATATGGGATCGTCGCACCGAAAACATCCGACGTAGATGAAGGGGTTATCCACGTCGCTGATTTAGTGGAAAAACCTAAACGAGAAGAAGCGCCATCTCGCTACGCCATTATGGGACGTTACGTTTTAAGACCAGAAATCTTCACCATTTTAGACGAATTGCCACCAGGTGCTGGAAATGAAATTCAATTAACAGATGCCATAAAAAAATTGAACGAGGAACAGGTGGTTCTTGCCTATGAATTTACTGGTGATCGTTATGATGTGGGGGATAAACTAGGTTTTGTGAAAGCCACTGTGGACTTTGCGTTACAACGTGAAGATTTACAAGGAGATATGCTTACGTATTTAGAAAGTGTCATAAAAAAACAATTAGTGAAAGAATCATAG